The proteins below come from a single Streptomyces tubercidicus genomic window:
- a CDS encoding DMT family transporter has product MTTWPAVLFAVLAAASNALATVLQRRAARTVPLSAGLRLGLLVDLLHRAVWLGGMLAVVAAACFQALALSQGALSVVQPLFVLELPLALLIGRVLLGGRIPRSGWIGVGLLVVGLGSALAAAAPTIGTTHAPFDRWLPALVVCSAVIVTAVGAALRRGAGGVRAACFAAATAVGYALTAAMLKDATHAWQTGGPAAFFSTWQTYGFALTGVLAIFLLENAMQSGPLTASQPVLTLGDALVSLSLGVTLYDERVRTGWWLLPEAIGVGLVLWGAVLLSRVALARDLTGAQDKVPAAVHDGAEPGPADS; this is encoded by the coding sequence GTGACCACGTGGCCGGCCGTACTGTTCGCGGTGCTCGCGGCGGCCAGCAATGCGCTGGCCACGGTCCTGCAGCGGCGTGCCGCCCGTACGGTTCCGCTGTCCGCCGGACTGCGCCTGGGGCTGCTCGTCGATCTGCTGCACCGCGCCGTCTGGCTCGGCGGGATGCTCGCGGTCGTCGCCGCGGCCTGCTTCCAGGCGCTGGCGCTGTCCCAGGGGGCGCTGTCGGTGGTGCAGCCGCTCTTCGTCCTCGAACTGCCCCTCGCCCTGCTCATCGGACGGGTCCTCCTCGGCGGACGGATCCCCCGCTCCGGCTGGATCGGTGTGGGGCTGCTCGTCGTCGGTCTCGGCTCCGCCCTCGCCGCCGCCGCGCCCACCATCGGCACCACCCACGCCCCCTTCGACCGCTGGCTGCCCGCGCTGGTGGTCTGCTCCGCGGTGATCGTCACGGCGGTCGGTGCCGCGCTCCGCCGCGGCGCGGGCGGCGTACGGGCCGCCTGCTTCGCCGCGGCGACCGCGGTCGGGTACGCCCTCACCGCGGCCATGCTGAAGGACGCCACCCACGCCTGGCAGACCGGCGGCCCCGCCGCGTTCTTCAGCACCTGGCAGACCTACGGCTTCGCCCTCACCGGCGTACTGGCCATCTTCCTGCTGGAGAACGCCATGCAGTCGGGCCCGCTGACCGCCTCGCAGCCGGTCCTCACGCTCGGGGACGCGCTGGTCAGCCTGTCGCTGGGCGTCACCCTGTACGACGAGCGGGTACGGACCGGCTGGTGGCTGCTGCCCGAGGCGATCGGCGTCGGACTGGTCCTGTGGGGCGCCGTGCTGCTCTCCCGCGTCGCCCTGGCCCGGGATCTGACCGGGGCTCAGGACAAGGTGCCGGCAGCCGTCCACGACGGTGCGGAGCCCGGACCGGCGGACAGCTGA
- a CDS encoding PP2C family protein-serine/threonine phosphatase gives MPSLAPRWPRYVEFAPSVLVAAGLVWDAFSPADYWGDPMLTAASVSAGALLSLRHTLLIGAAIICGVFALTVKDGTAGDLVGYLELINTLFAALMGVGVNRVVARYGRHLDVVRTVAEAAQRAVLPAPPERIGPLAIAARYQAAQSEARIGGDAYAVQRTPFGVRLLIADVRGKGLGAVSAVSVLLGAFREAAEEEPDLATLADRMERALLRESEHTSEEDRLEGFITALLCEVLPGAAGLRLLNCGHPLPYLCHDDEVRALDTGDPGLPLGMGTLEVERPLTADRPFPVGSTLLLVTDGVTEARDRTGRFYDPATELAGHGPFRGPQDVIDRLVRDVEHWTGGPRDDDMAVLALTRQMEGRKRTPRTVISRPTR, from the coding sequence ATGCCCTCCCTCGCCCCCCGATGGCCCCGATACGTCGAGTTCGCTCCGAGCGTCCTGGTTGCCGCAGGGCTCGTCTGGGACGCGTTCTCGCCGGCCGACTACTGGGGCGACCCGATGCTGACGGCGGCCAGCGTGTCGGCCGGTGCGCTGCTCTCCCTGCGGCACACCCTCCTGATCGGCGCCGCCATCATCTGCGGGGTCTTCGCACTGACGGTCAAGGACGGCACCGCCGGCGACCTCGTGGGCTATCTGGAGCTCATCAATACGCTCTTCGCCGCGCTCATGGGGGTCGGCGTCAACCGGGTGGTCGCCCGTTACGGACGCCATCTGGACGTGGTGCGCACGGTGGCGGAGGCCGCCCAGCGTGCCGTGCTGCCCGCACCTCCGGAACGCATCGGGCCGCTGGCCATCGCCGCCCGCTACCAGGCCGCACAGAGCGAGGCCCGGATCGGCGGCGACGCCTATGCCGTCCAGCGGACCCCGTTCGGCGTCCGGCTGCTGATCGCCGATGTGCGCGGCAAGGGACTGGGCGCGGTGAGCGCGGTGTCCGTGCTGCTGGGCGCCTTCCGTGAGGCGGCCGAGGAGGAGCCGGATCTCGCGACGCTGGCCGACCGGATGGAGCGCGCCCTGCTGCGGGAGAGCGAGCACACCTCCGAGGAGGACCGACTGGAGGGCTTCATCACGGCTCTGCTCTGCGAGGTCCTCCCCGGGGCCGCGGGACTGCGCCTGCTGAACTGCGGACACCCCCTGCCCTACCTCTGCCACGACGACGAGGTGCGCGCCCTGGACACCGGTGATCCGGGGCTTCCGCTCGGTATGGGCACGCTGGAGGTGGAACGGCCCCTCACCGCCGACCGGCCGTTCCCGGTGGGCAGCACACTTCTGCTGGTCACCGATGGTGTGACGGAGGCCAGGGACCGTACCGGGCGGTTCTACGATCCCGCGACGGAGCTGGCGGGCCACGGCCCGTTCCGGGGGCCCCAGGATGTGATCGACCGCTTGGTACGGGACGTCGAGCACTGGACCGGCGGCCCGCGCGACGACGACATGGCGGTCCTCGCCCTCACCCGCCAGATGGAGGGCCGAAAGCGGACCCCGCGCACGGTGATCAGCCGCCCCACCCGCTGA
- a CDS encoding M4 family metallopeptidase: protein MRRPHIRRRRLAIAVAVTTAATLTAGVAGSASATPPASPVASSSTPALQKVVDTARAAAYAHAAATGVGKKDTLEATDTLVDPDGRQHVRFIRTHRGMPVLGGDLVVHLTAKSAYEGVTRAYRHQVDMTGKDPKLSAGEARTKAASVAKGQAGDAELVVDARNGRTALAYQVQVSDSGTAESGGARTVVLDAATGKVLSNVQADDSFLSPALQRKLRERGERLNPATGLSTPAAPTMEKAAKPGYPAAAKGTGASFFVGNVPLSTTRTGQKSYVLKDSTRGNTETRDAGDKELEKFSSGKPFTSTTNRWGNGTTSNRASAAVDAQYGVASTLDFYKKTFGRKGIKNDGRGARALVHFGNKVGNAFWSPDCGCMLYGDGDGKTFAKPLVVLDVTGHELSHGVVDATANLQPTRVDIEGNQFGEPGSLNESLADIFGSAVEFSTNNPKNPPNYLMGEKLGLEQKFLRRLDKPSLDKLEGTVDYWSKASYDTEVHAGSGVSSHAYYLLAEGSGKKTIGGVAYNSPTHDGSKVTGIGRTKATAIFYRALTRYMVSTTDFHDARTATLRAAKDLYGAKSTEYKTVDRAWAAVNVKASNTPSKH from the coding sequence GTGCGTAGACCCCACATACGCAGGCGCCGCCTGGCCATCGCCGTCGCCGTGACGACGGCCGCCACCCTGACCGCGGGTGTGGCGGGCAGTGCCTCCGCGACCCCGCCGGCCTCGCCGGTCGCCTCCTCCTCAACTCCCGCTCTGCAGAAGGTCGTTGACACGGCACGTGCCGCCGCCTACGCACACGCAGCGGCCACCGGAGTCGGCAAGAAGGACACCCTCGAAGCCACCGACACGCTCGTCGACCCCGACGGCCGGCAGCACGTCCGCTTCATACGGACCCACCGCGGAATGCCGGTGCTCGGCGGCGATCTCGTCGTCCACCTGACGGCCAAGTCGGCGTACGAGGGCGTGACCCGGGCGTACCGCCACCAGGTCGATATGACCGGCAAGGACCCGAAGTTGTCGGCCGGCGAGGCCCGGACGAAGGCCGCCTCCGTGGCCAAGGGCCAGGCAGGCGACGCCGAACTGGTCGTGGACGCCCGCAACGGCCGCACGGCGCTGGCCTATCAGGTGCAGGTGTCCGACAGCGGTACCGCCGAGTCCGGTGGCGCCCGTACGGTCGTCCTCGACGCGGCGACCGGCAAGGTGCTCAGCAATGTGCAGGCCGACGACTCGTTCCTGTCACCCGCTCTCCAGCGCAAGCTGCGCGAGCGCGGCGAGCGGCTCAACCCCGCGACGGGGCTGTCCACACCCGCCGCGCCCACCATGGAGAAGGCGGCGAAGCCCGGCTACCCGGCCGCGGCCAAGGGCACCGGCGCGTCCTTCTTCGTCGGCAATGTGCCGCTGTCCACCACCCGGACCGGGCAGAAGTCCTACGTCCTCAAGGACTCCACCCGCGGCAACACCGAGACCCGGGACGCCGGCGACAAGGAACTGGAGAAGTTCAGCAGCGGCAAGCCGTTCACCAGCACCACCAACCGCTGGGGCAACGGCACCACGAGCAACCGGGCCAGCGCCGCCGTCGACGCCCAGTACGGCGTCGCCAGCACCCTGGACTTCTACAAGAAGACCTTTGGCCGCAAGGGCATCAAGAACGACGGCCGCGGGGCGCGCGCCCTGGTGCACTTCGGCAACAAGGTCGGCAACGCCTTCTGGTCGCCCGACTGCGGCTGCATGCTCTACGGCGACGGCGACGGCAAGACGTTCGCCAAGCCGCTGGTCGTGCTGGACGTCACCGGCCATGAGCTCTCGCACGGCGTCGTCGACGCGACCGCCAACCTCCAGCCCACCCGGGTGGACATCGAGGGCAACCAGTTCGGCGAGCCCGGCTCGCTCAACGAGTCGCTGGCGGACATCTTCGGCAGCGCGGTCGAGTTCTCGACCAACAACCCGAAGAACCCGCCGAATTACCTGATGGGCGAGAAGCTCGGCCTGGAGCAGAAGTTCCTGCGCCGTCTGGACAAGCCGTCCCTCGACAAGCTCGAAGGCACGGTCGACTACTGGTCGAAGGCGTCCTACGACACCGAGGTGCACGCCGGCTCCGGCGTCTCCTCGCACGCCTACTACCTGCTCGCCGAGGGCAGCGGGAAGAAGACCATCGGCGGGGTCGCGTACAACTCCCCCACCCACGACGGCTCCAAGGTGACCGGCATCGGCCGGACCAAGGCGACGGCGATCTTCTACCGGGCGCTCACCCGGTACATGGTCTCCACGACCGACTTCCACGACGCCCGGACCGCGACGCTGCGCGCGGCCAAGGACCTGTACGGCGCCAAGAGCACCGAGTACAAGACGGTGGACAGGGCCTGGGCGGCCGTGAATGTGAAGGCGTCCAACACGCCCTCCAAGCACTGA
- a CDS encoding MFS transporter: protein MITDRASGTRRLGYPAAAAVFAVGMAGTTLPTPLYGLYRTQLGFSELMVTVVFAVYALGVITVLLLAGQVSDEVGRRPVLLCALGLSAASALCFVFEGGLPMLLLGRVLSGFAAGLFSGAATAAVLELARPGQEAHAGFAATAANMGGLGCGPLLSGLLAQYAPWPLVLPFLVHLLLVAGAAGVTWFLPETVGPPHRLRRLRPQGLRLPPEVRGVFTPAAVAAFAGFSLLGLFTAVTPSFLHETLGVRNLAVAGSVVFTVFLGSTVGQSLTERIGVRRALPGGCLVLVVGLVLVATSLAVTSLPILVIGALCGGVGQGLAFRAGLTAVGRAAPPEHRGGTISSFFLVAYLGISLPVVGVGALTLALGLRGAGLIFSACVIVLAVAVGLYVLRHPPADED, encoded by the coding sequence ATGATCACCGATCGCGCGAGCGGGACCCGGCGGCTCGGCTATCCGGCGGCGGCCGCCGTGTTCGCCGTCGGCATGGCCGGGACGACACTGCCCACCCCGCTGTACGGGCTCTACCGCACACAGCTCGGGTTCTCCGAGCTGATGGTGACCGTGGTCTTCGCCGTGTACGCCCTCGGGGTGATCACCGTGCTGCTCCTCGCCGGCCAGGTCTCCGACGAGGTGGGCCGGCGGCCGGTGTTGCTGTGCGCGCTGGGACTGTCGGCGGCGAGCGCGCTGTGCTTCGTGTTCGAGGGCGGGCTGCCGATGCTGCTGCTGGGACGGGTGCTGTCCGGTTTCGCGGCCGGGCTGTTCAGCGGCGCCGCCACGGCGGCCGTACTGGAGCTCGCCAGGCCCGGCCAGGAAGCGCATGCGGGTTTCGCCGCCACCGCCGCGAACATGGGCGGCCTCGGCTGCGGCCCGCTGCTGTCGGGGCTGCTCGCCCAGTACGCGCCCTGGCCGCTGGTCCTGCCCTTCCTGGTGCACCTCCTCCTGGTGGCCGGGGCGGCCGGGGTGACCTGGTTCCTGCCGGAGACCGTCGGCCCGCCGCACCGCCTCCGGCGGCTGCGGCCCCAGGGCCTGCGGCTTCCGCCCGAAGTACGGGGCGTCTTCACCCCCGCGGCCGTCGCCGCGTTCGCCGGTTTCTCCCTCCTGGGGCTGTTCACCGCGGTCACGCCGAGCTTCCTCCACGAGACGCTCGGGGTGCGCAATCTGGCCGTGGCCGGATCGGTCGTCTTCACGGTGTTCCTGGGCTCCACCGTTGGACAGTCCCTGACGGAACGGATCGGCGTACGCCGGGCGCTGCCGGGCGGCTGTCTGGTGCTGGTGGTCGGCCTGGTGCTGGTGGCCACCTCGCTGGCCGTGACCTCCCTGCCGATCCTGGTCATCGGCGCGCTGTGCGGTGGCGTCGGCCAGGGCCTGGCGTTCCGGGCCGGGCTGACCGCCGTGGGCCGCGCGGCACCGCCCGAGCACCGTGGCGGCACCATCTCGTCCTTCTTCCTCGTCGCCTATCTCGGCATCTCGCTGCCGGTGGTCGGGGTCGGTGCGCTCACCCTGGCGCTCGGCCTGCGCGGCGCGGGCCTGATCTTCTCGGCCTGTGTCATCGTGCTCGCCGTCGCCGTCGGCCTCTACGTACTGCGACACCCACCGGCCGACGAGGACTGA
- a CDS encoding DUF6578 domain-containing protein, with protein MKLKVWLDDWQMQCCGDPFSIGSEVSWTLIDPKDEWLTNVLGAELADTVDAAEDRHLGAPKGATPTVATVTAISAVHCRFAPRPGSPTGTLYPVPDTGILTTMTSADGWTPNRENREFIGYLAEVEVSGE; from the coding sequence ATGAAGCTCAAGGTCTGGCTCGACGACTGGCAAATGCAGTGCTGTGGCGATCCGTTCAGCATCGGCTCAGAGGTGTCGTGGACACTGATCGACCCCAAGGACGAGTGGCTGACGAACGTCCTCGGCGCCGAGCTCGCCGACACGGTGGACGCCGCCGAGGACCGGCATCTCGGGGCCCCGAAGGGTGCCACCCCCACGGTCGCCACGGTCACCGCCATCAGCGCGGTGCACTGCCGGTTCGCACCACGCCCCGGCAGCCCCACCGGAACGCTGTATCCGGTCCCGGACACCGGAATTCTCACCACCATGACGTCCGCGGACGGCTGGACACCCAACCGTGAGAATCGCGAGTTCATCGGCTATCTCGCGGAGGTTGAGGTGTCCGGGGAATGA
- a CDS encoding cytochrome P450, which translates to MTTLPQPPDILSPEFAADPYPGYRILRAHYPLFHDPGTDSFLLSRYEDVARAFRDPVFTTDNYAWQLEPAHGGRTLPQMSGREHSVRRALVAPAFRGRELREKFLPVIERNARELIDAFRDAAETDLVASFATRFPINVIVDMLGLDRADHDRFHGWYVSAVGFLANLAQDPEVAEAGLRAGRELSAYLLPIIHERRANPSDDLLSTLCTAEVEGTRMSDRDITSFVSLLLSAGGETTDKALAAMFRNLLAHPDQLAAVRADRSLIPVAFAETLRFTPPVQMLMRQTAAEVTLSGGTVPAGATVTCLIGSANRDERQYARPDTFDVLRGDLTPATAFSAAADHVAFGLGRHFCVGALLANAEVQVAAGQLLDAFPAMDFAEGAAPADAGVFTRGPEQLRVRLVPGEDAPDGLIPRTPQPPRDSR; encoded by the coding sequence GTGACCACTCTCCCGCAGCCGCCTGACATCCTGTCGCCGGAATTCGCCGCGGACCCCTACCCCGGGTACCGCATCCTGCGTGCGCACTACCCGCTGTTTCACGACCCTGGTACCGACAGCTTTCTGCTCTCGCGGTACGAGGACGTGGCGCGGGCCTTCCGTGATCCGGTGTTCACCACCGACAACTACGCATGGCAGCTCGAACCGGCCCACGGCGGCCGGACCCTTCCCCAGATGAGCGGGCGCGAGCACTCCGTACGCCGGGCCCTGGTGGCCCCCGCCTTCCGGGGGCGGGAGCTGCGGGAGAAGTTCCTGCCGGTCATCGAGCGCAATGCGCGGGAGCTGATCGACGCCTTCCGTGACGCGGCGGAGACCGATCTCGTGGCGAGCTTCGCGACCCGCTTCCCCATCAACGTGATCGTCGACATGCTCGGGCTGGACCGGGCCGATCACGACCGCTTCCACGGCTGGTACGTATCCGCCGTCGGCTTCCTGGCCAATCTGGCGCAGGACCCCGAAGTCGCGGAGGCCGGGCTGCGGGCCGGCCGGGAACTGTCCGCCTACCTGCTCCCGATCATCCATGAACGGCGGGCCAACCCCAGCGACGACCTGCTCTCCACGCTCTGCACCGCCGAGGTCGAGGGCACCCGGATGAGCGATCGGGACATCACGTCGTTCGTCAGCCTGCTGCTCTCGGCCGGCGGTGAAACCACGGACAAGGCCCTCGCCGCCATGTTCCGCAATCTGCTTGCCCATCCTGACCAGTTGGCCGCCGTACGCGCCGACCGTTCGCTGATACCCGTGGCTTTCGCCGAAACCCTGCGCTTCACCCCGCCGGTCCAGATGCTCATGCGTCAGACCGCCGCCGAGGTGACGCTCAGCGGCGGCACCGTCCCCGCGGGCGCCACCGTCACCTGCCTGATCGGCTCCGCGAACCGCGACGAGCGTCAGTACGCCCGGCCGGACACCTTCGATGTCCTGCGCGGCGATCTGACACCCGCCACCGCCTTCAGCGCCGCCGCCGATCATGTCGCCTTCGGCCTCGGCAGGCACTTCTGTGTGGGCGCTCTCCTGGCCAACGCCGAGGTGCAGGTCGCCGCTGGTCAGCTGCTTGACGCGTTCCCCGCGATGGACTTCGCGGAGGGCGCGGCGCCCGCCGACGCGGGGGTGTTCACGCGTGGGCCGGAGCAATTACGGGTCCGGCTGGTGCCGGGGGAGGATGCCCCCGACGGGCTCATTCCCCGGACACCTCAACCTCCGCGAGATAGCCGATGA
- a CDS encoding alpha/beta fold hydrolase: MGTITTTDGTEIFYKDWGTGRPVVFSHGWPLNADVWDDQMNLVAAHGYRAIAHDRRGHGRSGQPWQGNDMDTYADDLAQLMEALDLREAVLVGHSTGGGEVARYIGRHGTGRVAKALLLSAVPPLMLKTEANPEGLPREVFDGLRAGVAGDRSQFYQDLSESFYGANRSGAAVSQGVRDAFWMWSMQVGLKGAFDCIKQFSETDFTEDLKRFDIPTLIIQGDDDQIVPIVAAGKKAVKVAPNATLKVYPGAPHGLTAVGSYKDDFHADLLEFLKS, translated from the coding sequence ATGGGCACCATCACCACGACCGACGGCACGGAGATCTTCTACAAGGACTGGGGAACCGGCCGCCCGGTCGTGTTCAGCCACGGCTGGCCGCTCAATGCCGATGTCTGGGACGACCAGATGAACCTGGTCGCCGCCCACGGGTACCGGGCCATCGCGCACGACCGCCGTGGCCACGGCCGCTCCGGGCAGCCGTGGCAGGGCAACGACATGGACACCTACGCGGACGATCTGGCGCAGCTGATGGAGGCCCTGGACCTGCGGGAGGCGGTGCTGGTCGGGCACTCCACCGGTGGCGGTGAGGTGGCCCGCTACATCGGCCGTCATGGCACCGGCCGGGTGGCCAAGGCGCTGCTGCTGAGCGCGGTCCCGCCGCTGATGCTCAAGACCGAGGCGAACCCGGAGGGCCTGCCGCGCGAGGTCTTCGACGGGCTCCGTGCCGGTGTCGCCGGTGACCGGTCGCAGTTCTACCAGGACCTCAGTGAGTCCTTCTACGGTGCCAACCGGTCCGGGGCCGCCGTCTCCCAGGGCGTCCGCGACGCGTTCTGGATGTGGAGCATGCAGGTGGGGCTGAAGGGGGCGTTCGACTGCATCAAGCAGTTCTCGGAGACCGATTTCACCGAGGATCTCAAGAGGTTCGATATCCCGACCCTCATCATCCAGGGCGACGACGACCAGATCGTGCCCATCGTGGCCGCCGGAAAGAAGGCCGTGAAGGTGGCGCCGAACGCCACACTCAAGGTCTACCCGGGTGCCCCGCACGGCCTGACGGCGGTCGGCTCGTACAAGGATGACTTCCACGCCGACCTGCTGGAGTTCCTCAAGAGCTGA
- a CDS encoding TIGR03086 family metal-binding protein → MPMNSRDASAAHPDFARLRRLHAQAVRDSVTLIRRVTPGDLSRPTPCSAWALADLLAHMTAQHHGFGAAARGAGHEPAHWSVRPLGADPVGQYTAAAEHVIAAFAAVERPDRPFALPEFSATRTFPAARAIGFHLIDYVVHSWDVARTLGLAYTPSAELLRAALPVARAVPDDDSRLAPGSAFRPGLTADEEAGNLEQILTALGRSPHWRGPEQGPGVSTGRTPLSS, encoded by the coding sequence ATGCCTATGAATTCGCGCGACGCTTCCGCAGCGCACCCCGACTTCGCCCGGCTCCGGCGGCTCCATGCCCAGGCGGTCCGGGACAGCGTGACCCTGATCCGGCGGGTGACCCCGGGCGATCTGTCCCGGCCGACGCCCTGCTCGGCATGGGCACTGGCGGATCTGCTCGCCCATATGACGGCCCAGCATCACGGCTTCGGGGCGGCAGCGCGGGGAGCGGGACACGAACCGGCGCACTGGTCGGTCCGGCCGCTCGGCGCGGATCCCGTCGGGCAGTACACCGCCGCGGCCGAGCACGTCATCGCCGCCTTCGCGGCCGTGGAGCGTCCGGACCGCCCGTTCGCCCTCCCCGAATTCAGCGCCACCCGGACCTTCCCCGCCGCCCGCGCGATCGGCTTCCACCTCATCGACTACGTGGTGCACAGCTGGGACGTCGCCCGCACCCTGGGCCTCGCGTACACCCCGTCCGCCGAACTCCTGCGGGCCGCCCTGCCGGTGGCCCGCGCCGTCCCGGACGACGACTCCCGGCTCGCCCCGGGCAGCGCCTTCCGGCCGGGACTGACCGCGGACGAGGAAGCGGGCAACCTGGAGCAGATCCTGACGGCTCTCGGCCGTTCACCGCACTGGCGCGGCCCGGAGCAGGGGCCGGGGGTGTCAACTGGCCGGACACCTCTCAGCTCTTGA
- a CDS encoding MarR family winged helix-turn-helix transcriptional regulator: MAENAADRGTTSGGRPARPDLAAMVVPLGRALMAAEQPVLDAHGLTMWAYSVLLYLDETPIRTQAALAEAIRADKTRIIAVLDDLESRELIRRQPDPEDRRVRLLSLTAEGRRLRDATQAAIQEGEERLLAQLPAADRTVFLRALHTLSGLPELTGRKPGTARAGRGSARA; encoded by the coding sequence ATGGCCGAGAACGCAGCCGACAGGGGCACCACATCCGGAGGGCGGCCGGCCCGTCCTGACCTGGCGGCGATGGTCGTTCCCCTGGGCCGTGCGCTGATGGCGGCCGAGCAGCCGGTCCTCGACGCACACGGCCTGACGATGTGGGCCTACTCGGTCCTGCTGTATCTCGACGAGACGCCGATCCGTACACAGGCGGCGCTGGCCGAGGCCATCCGGGCGGACAAGACCCGCATCATCGCCGTCCTGGACGACCTGGAGAGCCGGGAGCTGATTCGTCGTCAGCCGGATCCGGAGGACCGCCGGGTGCGCCTGCTGTCCCTTACCGCCGAGGGGCGGCGGCTGCGGGATGCGACCCAAGCCGCGATCCAGGAAGGCGAGGAACGACTGCTCGCCCAGCTGCCGGCCGCCGATCGCACCGTCTTCCTGCGGGCGCTGCACACCCTGTCCGGACTGCCGGAGCTGACCGGACGGAAGCCGGGCACGGCGCGTGCCGGTCGGGGTTCGGCCCGGGCCTGA
- a CDS encoding SHOCT domain-containing protein has translation MDDYPLLNAFWTMCLIFLWVLWLILLFRIIADIFRSHDLKGWGKTGWLVLVIVLPFVGVFIYVIARGHGMSEREIAQAERQQKQMQDYLRKTVAAGDDTGSRHADQLAKLADLKNHGDITEEEYQKAKAKVLA, from the coding sequence ATGGACGACTACCCGCTGCTCAACGCGTTCTGGACGATGTGCCTGATCTTCCTGTGGGTCCTGTGGCTGATCCTGCTGTTCCGGATCATCGCGGACATCTTCCGCAGCCATGACCTCAAGGGGTGGGGCAAGACCGGATGGCTGGTCCTGGTGATCGTGCTGCCCTTCGTGGGCGTCTTCATCTATGTGATCGCGCGTGGCCACGGAATGAGCGAACGGGAGATCGCCCAGGCCGAACGGCAGCAGAAGCAGATGCAGGACTATCTCCGGAAGACCGTCGCGGCCGGTGACGATACGGGCAGCCGGCACGCGGATCAGCTGGCGAAGCTCGCCGACCTGAAGAACCACGGCGACATCACGGAGGAGGAGTACCAGAAGGCCAAGGCGAAGGTGCTCGCCTGA